A genomic stretch from Aedes albopictus strain Foshan chromosome 2, AalbF5, whole genome shotgun sequence includes:
- the LOC109429657 gene encoding transcriptional regulator ATRX, giving the protein MATAVEEPDLFNGLEITEMDEMNMDNSDEYVFIPSDNENDDDNGSGTHASVISQSVIQLQATAHKPIESVARSVVVTQKTEMSEPAPSVGRMDTAGDQLLAQIELGNELMKSIGDAHVMDGEIRIVKRIDLTEDDDAMKEHEDQRFTVSYDFNLDMQQLLSIQQAEELSPGITIKEEIEIEEAVVNLPNDEEAGSSTEQMELIHHDEHHLGSEVITLDSDAAESENEEDSVLLALIEQCPITIKEERPDEDKTSVENDHAYSSQTDQEAANLAKPDNTMQTFMDISERLLKETDDSVANKDQTLKSIASIEEQLKLLKEKLMSKEEPPVEQKEPDNNVDQEITEKETPAPPEVPLEEETIPTEAPSRKESTEMDALSLELSENCSERLECNSVSDLAVSNNSETSDKGSDTVSSSDQPAVLHTSVGHGDEHVENKDTEVVQENTSEPLEQPDAMDITEEPLEQPDAMDITEDLSKNLSQDASEPLEHQATGIMEEPSLKDTDQEKEADPHLETESNSEEVQLNDDSCEKEETSEVDPPNRKILEITNVEDLIAYGELYTQQCEKVLDMLNNNRQKAQIEDDNDQETLQVNKEECSKVELYMATLTSTIQRLSLKLSSNGNTSASNLVDVSVQTEKIKRTPVNAKALNEKYKKRLLSSLGEAEAFEEDSSDSDSGSTASNDRDGKSSDVPEEEVYADEDDEDEAAFERRQHRRKSKRLREKLAEEEVTEGTEREGSADEDDVQPSKKRNARRLGSTDSSTSKEDSAPQPTDDGDDEIPVKNEPFIENDTALEAMDDDNDEASTLIIKHESSLEITQSEEKSKLGEENEDSSREQQEEGAADDQSDSGLLDDVLGQVDDILLDVNDILPAAEGVVQDYLVEEEVRTEQTEEQKEHKQNETVRPKAKKSGGKRIDSEGEDESDHDEREKSKAPEDMTESELEEYYDNLRDKEIDKLCNLTNLEVARNAYPQKPQDVKKKPVLVKKKERVMDDILNNVELQHESEDSESDTEVLETEEQFLQKCNENMKNQLLNQLSSSDTDHDSGSEDSAVEALKQDEDYDSDDSAGSILMEKFLKSLDKDHDVSGGEEDVRNDDNSKEDEEADSSTLTEEVDADKSKKSDKEFIDDSETPEADNEEAMEKMKAQLKNAERKKGDSAVKEKSKDGSTGTSKTATIDPIDKQLFSKKMFREVDETLRKDREQDMFGKENGSLADRSDRIGSDDSDVELLDVSMFQPKRKMKERKLEDFDFSASAKRPATQAKKPNTKDGDCISLSSESEAEVEESTETEEKENKQRKIRTMLTQDQLADETKSAQKDEEIRVSRLKKKNENLKKFLVTFKPGPEESNIVLDYDAKVGKAICVHPDIVKLLKPHQKEGVRFMYDNTYGSVEYINKNPGSGCILAHCMGLGKTLQLITLLHTVMRYPQLKTKRVLVICPKSTVMNWSDEIQHWLGALKSGPRLKVFYFPDNSDVNDKLKVLSDWYSSTANRCGCMLIGYEAFRILVNYEKRKRTPSNILAAKAAFVKKKVDEYLLNPGADLVICDEGHQIKNKKSAISGAVSQIKTKRRIVLTGTPIQNNLKEYYCMVNFIKPSFLGSDREFNNLYANPIKNGQHKDSDSRAIKIMKQRSYVLHNKLSKFVQRREAGVLKEFLPEKFEYVLFVPLTPVQEKMYEVFLQMNEYTTPTGEAGDAAKGKKFKLLADYTSLRKIWTHPKVLEKAWETAVQEKNKRDARFRLTSTPDSDDDRPDDYNDISSGALSVTNDWWRKHLEANDLESLYPSGKLRIMFEILKQCEERGEKCLIFSAFVAVLNVVEHFMAKIHNREKESMADVYGYRSFKGPWEPGKDYYRLDGKTQKNLRHRMITSFNDPSNKRTKCFLISAKAGGQGINLIGANRVIILDTSWNPSNDQQNIFRIFRLGQKRKCFVYRLLAMGTMEEKVYSRSVTKQAMSFRVVDEQQIDRHYSFSELAELYNLSKVADQVREVPILPADDVLASLLRNHPDCVFKYHEHDSLLENKPEQDLSEEDKREAWAAYEREIQNNEKPSYLGGNMNMMPNFMNPMFPGAPGTGIGPYPPLSYSGLSGTLADMYRSDFGYGSGMNRLMYPYGNQSYPMVNDPSYSSIMGKSPYQNFGLPSAASGSLPDFGLTGAMNGQGASGTTNYNSTVALQSLLDLYAKSMSTAMSSSTITTATATSVSPSTSTSAAGVSPYNALSSLKQFNGFPPVPSIPTPVPHSSPQLPPPKTSQSPSSMTGNAALINMLNEVPMPMSSAASSGPFSHLKTPLPAPSIHIPRSTPSSLTAITTTTSSSSTPVLSTTTTANTTSSLTSALNIPQPSSRLNLHKPPDRAKPGHNPQPVPLTTTVVASDDDDVDDDGIPRPHIIVRDPLSINANSSSKSQQEQDKTVKKFNMGIVYPEEKKKDQSKDIMLSAKSITTLAKPQIAVKNVESMKAVPPAGIRTSSSPVSVMSRVSSSGSKSIRASPVQNLVASPKTPQPPSRQHPLIRTPLSTGSSAVLSNKQSPHPRQQVPVITSAKSLQLSTPNLTSAGNSIAPQSRPPASIVSPTATNPSTPRGAIAAQQLRELQQRISLNNSNSSSNSSHLGMSKSRKPSIQPTNQRQATAKQQSTAAHPVGIFASPSAATHLTSQKQLKSQVTSSSASPAAATAIGGRATNKSSLSDSVSITKITSAGQRIAMTNPSTMLNASSSVATTNSSTSNSTLGMNPSALGASLGRKQDLVITKTTPGGATATVRKVLPGPNMIVKAHSGLPNAAIKRAFPTMSPTMKQPGPSQLISSMSNAASSSSATGSSLPAGLTTTNSITVRKRKAPETTLIDSLKAKNSSITISEVRSAYQPPPAKKPLQGLPMQSQKRFGSGITITPRKPAPQPPQQNVLEVVEIE; this is encoded by the exons GGCCACAGCCGTCGAAGAACCTGATCTGTTTAACGGGCTGGAGATCACAGAAATGGACGAGATGAATATGGACAACAGCGATGAGTACGTTTTCATTCCGTCGGACAATGAAAACGACGACGACAATGGATCCGGCACCCATGCTTCGGTAATCAGCCAATCCGTAATTCAACTTCAAGCTACCGCTCATAAACCGATAGAATCGGTAGCGAGAAGTGTAGTGGTAACTCAGAAAACCGAAATGTCCGAACCGGCCCCAAGCGTTGGACGAATGGATACGGCAGGCGACCAGCTGTTGGCACAGATTGAGTTGGGGAATGAGTTGATGAAGAGTATTGGCGATGCGCACGTCATGGATGGAGAAATACGGATAGTGAAAAGGATAGACCTAACAGAAGATGACGATGCTATGAAAGAACATGAAGATCAGAGATTCACAGTAAGCTACGATTTCAACCTGGATATGCAACAATTGCTGAGCATTCAACAGGCAGAAGAGCTGTCTCCGGGGATAACTATCAAAGAAGAAATAGAAATTGAAGAAGCTGTAGTCAATCTACCAAACGATGAGGAGGCTGGTTCCTCCACAGAACAGATGGAGTTAATTCATCACGATGAACACCACCTTGGCAGTGAAGTGATCACACTGGATTCTGATGCCGCCGAAAGTGAAAACGAAGAGGACAGCGTCCTGTTAGCTTTGATTGAACAATGTCCAATCACGATCAAAGAAGAACGTCCAGACGAGGACAAAACTTCAGTGGAAAATGACCATGCTTATAGCTCACAAACGGATCAAGAGGCAGCTAATCTGGCAAAACCTGATAACACAATGCAGACTTTTATGGACATTTCTGAACGGCTTCTCAAAGAAACTGACGACTCCGTAGCAAATAAAGATCAAACACTAAAAAGCATAGCCAGCATCGAGGAACAGTTAAAGCTGCTTAAAGAAAAGCTTATGTCAAAAGAGGAACCTCCAGTTGAACAGAAAGAACCAGATAATAACGTAGATCAGGAAATTACCGAAAAAGAGACACCCGCTCCGCCAGAGGTTCCTCTGGAAGAAGAAACCATCCCTACCGAAGCTCCTTCGCGTAAAGAGTCAACGGAAATGGACGCGCTTTCTTTGGAGTTATCGGAGAACTGTTCTGAACGTCTGGAGTGCAATTCTGTTAGTGACCTAGCTGTATCGAATAACTCGGAAACGAGTGATAAAGGAAGCGACACTGTAAGCTCGTCGGATCAGCCGGCAGTGCTTCACACGTCTGTGGGTCATGGAGATGAACATGTGGAGAACAAGGACACGGAAGTTGTGCAAGAAAATACTTCAGAACCCTTAGAGCAGCCGGATGCTATGGACATTACAGAAGAACCCTTAGAGCAGCCGGATGCTATGGACATTACAGAAGATTTGTCTAAAAATTTATCACAAGACGCGTCAGAACCATTGGAACATCAAGCCACAGGTATCATGGAAGAACCCAGTCTCAAGGATACCGATCAAGAAAAAGAAGCCGATCCTCACCTTGAAACTGAAAGCAATTCAGAAGAGGTACAGCTCAATGATGACAGTTGCGAGaaagaagaaacttcagaagtaGATCCACCGAATCGTAAGATATTAGAGATAACTAATGTGGAAGATCTCATCGCCTATGGTGAATTGTACACACAGCAATGTGAAAAAGTGTTGGATATGCTCAACAATAATCGCCAAAAAGCACAAATCGAAGATGACAACGATCAGGAAACATTACAAGTAAATAAGGAAGAATGTTCAAAAGTAGAACTTTACATGGCGACCTTGACAAGCACTATCCAGCGGTTAAGTCTGAAACTGTCGTCAAACGGGAACACATCAGCTTCCAACCTAGTAGATGTATCCGTGCAAACGGAAAAAATAAAGCGTACACCTGTCAACGCAAAGGCGCTCAACGAAAAGTACAAGAAACGTCTACTGAGCTCACTGGGCGAAGCGGAAGCTTTCGAAGAAGATTCGTCGGACAGCGACAGCGGATCAACAGCTTCTAACGATAGAGATGGCAAATCAAGTGACGTACCGGAAGAAGAAGTTTACGCAGATGAAGATGACGAAGATGAGGCTGCGTTTGAAAGGAGGCAACATCGACGGAAGTCAAAGCGATTGCGGGAAAAATTGGCCGAAGAAGAAGTTACCGAAGGTACCGAACGAGAAGGATCGGCGGACGAAGACGATGTACAACCGAGCAAGAAAAGAAATGCTCGACGACTGGGCTCCACGGATTCGTCCACATCCAAAGAAGACAGTGCACCTCAGCCAACGGACGACGGAGATGACGAGATTCCAGTTAAAAATGAACCGTTTATTGAAAATGATACAGCGCTTGAAGCTATGGATGATGATAACGACGAGGCCTCCACATTAATAATTAAGCATGAATCGTCGCTAGAAATTACACAGTCCGAAGAAAAGAGTAAGCTTGGAGAGGAAAATGAAGACTCAAGTAGGGAGCAGCAGGAGGAAGGAGCAGCTGACGACCAGTCGGACAGCGGGTTGCTTGATGATGTGCTGGGTCAGGTGGACGACATTCTTTTGGATGTCAACGATATTCTTCCTGCAGCGGAGGGAGTTGTGCAAGATTATTTGGTGGAGGAGGAAGTGAGAACAGAGCAAACAGAGGAACAAAAAGAGCATAAACAAAATGAAACTGTTAGACCCAAGGCGAAGAAGAGTGGTGGAAAAAGGATTGACAGCGAAGGGGAAGATGAATCCGATCATGATGAGCGGGAGAAGAGCAAGGCCCCTGAGGATATGACAGAATCCGAGCTGGAAGAGTATTACGATAATTTGCGGGACAAGGAAATCGATAAGCTGTGCAATTTGACGAATTTGGAAGTGGCAAGAAATGCCTATCCGCAGAAGCCACAAGATGTAAAGAAAAAACCGGTGTTGGTGAAAAAGAAGGAGCGTGTCATGGATGACATCCTGAACAATGTTGAACTCCAACATGAGTCGGAGGACAGTGAAAGCGATACGGAGGTTTTGGAGACCGAGGAacagttcctgcagaaatgcaaTGAAAACATGAAGAATCAGCTGCTCAATCAGCTGAGCAGTAGTGACACGGATCACGATTCTGGTAGTGAAGACAGTGCGGTTGAAGCGCTCAAACAGGATGAAGATTATGATTCGGATGATTCGGCCGGGTCTATTCtgatggaaaagtttttgaagagctTGGACAAAGATCATGATGTAAGTGGCGGTGAGGAAGATGTTCGTAATGACGATAATAGTAAGGAGGATGAAGAGGCGGACTCTTCAACGCTAACCGAGGAAGTTGATGCGGATAAAAGTAAGAAAAGCGACAAAGAGTTCATCGATGATTCAGAGACACCGGAGGCCGATAATGAGGAAGCGATGGAAAAAATGAAGGCTCAACTGAAAAATGCGGAACGAAAGAAAGGCGACTCGGCGGTCAAAGAAAAGTCGAAGGATGGTTCAACAGGTACCAGCAAGACAGCTACGATAGATCCAATCGATAAGCAGTTGTTCAGCAAAAAGATGTTCCGAGAAGTGGACGAAACTCTGCGGAAGGATCGTGAGCAGGACATGTTCGGCAAGGAAAACGGATCTCTGGCAGATCGATCCGACCGAATAGGAAGTGATGATTCGGACGTAGAACTGTTGGATGTCTCAATGTTCCAGCCGAAGAGGAAAATGAAAGAGAGGAAGTTGGAGGATTTCGATTTCAGTGCCAGTGCGAAACGACCGGCAACGCAAGCCAAGAAGCCAAACACGAAGGACGGTGATTGCATCAGCCTGAGCTCCGaaagtgaagctgaagttgagGAGAGTACCGAAACGGAAGAGAAGGAAAATAAACAACGAAAGATTCGAACCATGTTAACTCAAGATCAGTTAGCGGATGAAACGAAGAGCGCTCAGAAGGATGAGGAGATCAGAGTTTCTCGATTGAAGAAGAAGAATGagaacttgaagaaattcctggtcacATTCAAGCCAGGGCCGGAGGAGAGTAATATCGTGTTGGACTATGACGCTAAAGTAGGAAAGGCTATTTGTGTTCATCCAGATATTGTAAAGCTTTTGAAACCTCACCAAAAAGAAGGCGTTCGTTTTATGTACGACAATACCTACGGAAGTGTGGAATATATCAACAAGAATCCAGGATCCGGGTGTATCCTAGCTCATTGCATGGGTCTTGGTAAGACACTTCAGCTGATTACTCTTTTACACACGGTGATGCGTTATCCTCAACTGAAGACCAAACGAGTACTTGTCATTTGTCCTAAAAGTACCGTCATGAACTGGAGCGACGAGATTCAACACTGGCTAGGAGCTCTCAAGAGTGGTCCTCGCCTGAAGGTGTTCTACTTCCCGGACAATAGTGATGTCAACGACAAGCTCAAGGTTCTCAGCGATTGGTACTCCTCGACTGCGAATCGGTGCGGATGCATGCTCATCGGATACGAAGCTTTCCGAATCCTGGTGAATTACGAGAAGCGCAAACGGACACCGTCGAACATTCTCGCGGCGAAGGCTGCCTTCGTGAAGAAGAAAGTGGACGAATATCTGCTCAATCCGGGCGCAGATCTGGTCATCTGCGACGAGGGTCATCAGATCAAGAACAAGAAGTCGGCTATCAGCGGGGCGGTGTCGCAGATCAAAACCAAGCGGAGAATCGTGCTGACGGGAACGCCCATTCAGAACAACCTGAAGGAAT ATTATTGCATGGTTAACTTCATCAAACCGTCGTTTCTGGGAAGCGATCGGGAATTTAACAACCTGTACGCCAACCCTATCAAAAACGGACAACACAAGGATTCGGACAGCCGGGCGATCAAAATTATGAAACAGAGATCGTACGTTTTGCACAACAAACTGTCCAAGTTTGTTCAG CGGAGAGAGGCCGgtgtactgaaggaattccttccggaaaagTTTGAGTATGTTTTGTTCGTTCCACTAACGCCTGTACAA GAAAAAATGTACGAAGTGTTTCTGCAAATGAACGAATACACAACTCCAACAGGGGAAGCCGGTGATGCAGCCAAGGGTAAAAAGTTCAAACTGCTTGCCGATTACACTTCACTCAGAAAG ATTTGGACGCATCCCAAGGTTTTGGAGAAGGCATGGGAAACGGCCGTGCAGGAGAAAAACAAACGTGACGCCCGGTTCCGGTTGACCTCGACGCCGGATTCGGACGACGACCGGCCCGATGATTACAACGACATCTCGTCCGGTGCCCTCTCCGTCACGAACGATTGGTGGCGCAAACATTTGGAGGCCAATGATCTCGAGTCGCTGTACCCCAGCGGAAAGCTTCGGATAATGTTCGAAATATTGAAGCAGTGCGAGGAGCGAGGGGAGAAATGCTTGATCTTCTCGGCTTTCGTGGCGGTGTTGAACGTGGTAGAGCACTTCATGGCGAAGATACACAACCGGGAGAAGGAATCGATGGCTGATGTGTATGGGTACCGTTCTTTCAAGGGTCCGTGGGAACCAGGAAAGGATTACTATAGACTGGATGGAAAGACGCAGAAAAATCTTCGCCATCGTATGATTACGTCGTTCAATGATCCGTCCAACAAACGGACAAAGTGTTTCTTGATTTCGGCCAAGGCCGGAGGTCAGGGAATTAACCTTATCGGAGCAAACCGGGTGATTATCTTGGATACGTCGTGGAACCCTTCCAATGACCAGCAGAACATTTTCCGGATATTCCGATTGGGTCAGAAGAGGAAGTGTTTTGTGTATAGATTACTAGCGATGGGTACCATGGAGGAAAAAGTGTACTCACGATCAGTGACAAAGCAGGCCATGAGTTTCCGAGTGGTGGACGAGCAGCAGATCGATAGGCATTACAGTTTTTCGGAACTGGCCGAACTGTACAACCTTTCAAAAGTGGCCGATCAAGTGCGAGAGGTACCAATTCTACCCGCTGATGATGTTCTGGCGTCACTGTTGAGGAACCATCCGGATTGTGTGTTCAAATATCACGAGCATGACTCTTTGTTGGAAAATAAACCGGAACAGGATCTGAGCGAGGAAGACAAACGGGAAGCTTGGGCAGCATACGAGCGGGAAATCCAGAACAACGAAAAGCCATCCTACCTGGGAGGCAATATGAATATGATGCCCAATTTCATGAATCCCATGTTTCCGGGTGCACCTGGAACCGGAATTGGACCGTACCCACCGTTGAGCTATTCCGGGCTATCAGGAACTTTGGCCGATATGTATAGGAGCGATTTCGGATACGGTTCCGGAATGAATCGGTTAATGTACCCTTATGGGAACCAATCGTATCCGATGGTGAACGATCCGAGTTATTCCTCAATAATGGGAAAATCTCCTTACCAAAACTTTGGTCTTCCCTCGGCGGCCTCGGGTAGTTTACCGGACTTTGGATTAACGGGGGCCATGAACGGGCAGGGCGCCAGTGGAACCACAAACTACAATTCAACCGTAGCGCTTCAAAGCCTACTAGATCTGTACGCCAAATCCATGTCTACTGCGATGAGTTCCAGTACAATCACAACCGCAACTGCAACCTCCGTTTCTCCCAGTACATCGACTTCTGCGGCCGGTGTCTCACCCTACAACGCACTCAGTTCCCTGAAGCAGTTCAACGGGTTTCCACCAGTGCCATCCATTCCAACTCCCGTTCCTCATTCGTCTCCTCAACTACCCCCACCAAAAACCTCCCAAAGCCCTAGTAGCATGACTGGAAACGCAGCGCTCATCAACATGCTCAATGAAGTACCCATGCCAATGTCATCGGCTGCGTCGTCTGGACCGTTTTCTCATTTGAAAACTCCGCTACCTGCTCCCTCCATTCATATCCCACGGAGTACTCCCAGTTCGCTAACAGCCATCACCACCACTACCTCCTCTTCCTCTACGCCAGTATTATCTACCACAACTACCGCCAATACAACGTCATCGTTGACATCTGCCCTGAATATTCCGCAACCATCGTCACGACTCAATCTTCATAAACCCCCGGATAGAGCTAAACCTGGTCACAATCCCCAGCCAGTACCGCTGACAACCACAGTTGTGGcaagcgacgacgacgatgtaGACGATGACGGTATTCCCCGACCACATATCATTGTTCGGGATCCACTATCCATCAATGCAAACTCGAGTTCGAAATCTCAGCAAGAACAGGACAAAACCGTTAAGAAGTTCAACATGGGCATAGTCTACCCGGAGGAGAAGAAGAAGGATCAATCCAAAGACATCATGCTCAGTGCCAAGAGCATAACCACCCTGGCTAAACCACAAATTGCCGTGAAAAACGTGGAAAGCATGAAGGCCGTTCCTCCGGCAGGAATTAGGACATCTTCATCGCCCGTGTCGGTAATGTCCCGGGTGTCATCTTCCGGTAGCAAATCAATTCGAGCATCTCCGGTGCAAAATCTAGTCGCTAGCCCGAAGACACCACAACCCCCCTCTAGGCAACATCCTCTAATTCGTACTCCGCTGTCCACTGGCTCATCTGCTGTGCTCAGCAACAAGCAATCTCCCCACCCAAGGCAGCAAGTTCCGGTAATAACGAGCGCCAAATCGTTGCAGCTCAGCACACCCAATCTAACATCCGCAGGAAACTCCATCGCACCTCAGTCGAGGCCGCCTGCTTCGATTGTATCGCCCACCGCAACGAACCCAAGTACGCCTAGAGGTGCGATAGCAGCCCAGCAACTGCGAGAGCTACAGCAACGAATCAGTTTGAATAACAGCAATAGCAGTAGTAATTCCAGCCACTTGGGAATGTCGAAATCGAGAAAGCCATCTATTCAACCGACTAATCAACGTCAAGCCACCGCAAAGCAGCAATCCACGGCAGCTCATCCAGTTGGAATATTTGCGTCGCCTTCTGCGGCAACCCATCTAACCAGCCAAAAGCAACTCAAGTCACAGGTTACTTCGTCTAGTGCCAGTCCCGCAGCTGCGACGGCGATTGGTGGTCGGGCAACCAACAAATCTTCTTTGTCGGATAGCGTTAGCATAACGAAGATTACCAGCGCTGGTCAACGGATAGCGATGACCAATCCATCCACGATGCTGAACGCGTCGTCTTCCGTTGCGACGACGAATTCCAGCACCTCGAATTCGACCTTGGGCATGAATCCTTCCGCACTGGGTGCGAGTCTTGGCCGAAAGCAGGACTTGGTCATTACGAAGACAACTCCCGGCGGTGCTACGGCGACCGTGCGGAAGGTGCTCCCCGGGCCGAATATGATCGTGAAGGCACACAGCGGACTGCCGAACGCGGCTATCAAGCGTGCTTT CCCCACCATGTCGCCAACCATGAAACAACCCGGACCATCTCAGTTGATATCAAGCATGTCGAATGCAGCCTCGTCATCGAGTGCAACAGGATCGAGTTTGCCAGCCGGCCTGACTACCACCAACAGCATAACCGTGCGAAAGCGGAAAGCACCCGAAACAACTCTGATCGACAGCCTCAAGGCCAAGAACAGCTCGATCACGATCAGTGAAGTTCGTTCGGCTTATCAACCACCGCCGGCGAAAAAGCCCCTTCAG GGCCTACCGATGCAGTCACAAAAACGGTTTGGCAGTGGGATAACGATTACACCACGAAAGCCCGCACCTCAGCCACCGCAGC AAAATGTCCTAGAGGTAGTGGAAATTGAATGA
- the LOC115262059 gene encoding zinc finger protein 814-like, whose protein sequence is MEEVNQPDNNARCRICLSGDQHDSVPLDGEADDKLTYADLITLISGVVISKEDSFPKCCCGSCSKRLLNAYDLAKQCRESDEELRAVDIDHELGEGSDGGSEYSEEEDTEEDHGTRIVEPPPDIIGLTTCCACRTDYETVEAFSNHIAKVHGPDRTSDDSKKPFQCEVCFKRYFKKTSLNRHKRMGAAGPRIRALKDEEPTDYRCCGCRKDFASAEDLSSHSNLEHAAERTVDDTRPYECEICFKRYLNKTSLSRHFRERLVEKRPEMVRKLAANQCCGCREKFASKEQLEQHSKQVHEPDRRDDLDGLKPYECGICFSRYSSEGAYNRHRTYIFMDQLYKCQQCDKSFVKRIMLRCHERKYHNGVQNDVIGPYQCSRCGKTFMQPSSLTNHEKIHTENRRFECSICHKTFYSKGNLQTHLKLHESTSREREPQYECPICRCRFKTPNYLEVHSRVHTGEKPYQCKYCSKKFAHASGHKRHLLTHSSLKPFVCRFCNRGFSLRPNMLIHEKSHGTDRGVKCDICEKEFVHERYMRKHRRRHFG, encoded by the exons ATGGAGGAAGTTAACCAGCCGGACAATAATGCTCGGTGCCGAATATGTCTCAGCGGAGATCAGCACGACTCAGTGCCACTGGACGGCGAGGCGGATGATAAGTTGACTTACGCGGATTTAATAACGTTGATCAGTGGAGTAGTG ATATCCAAGGAAGATTCTTTCCCAAAATGTTGCTGCGGGAGCTGCTCCAAACGCCTGCTGAATGCATACGATTTGGCCAAGCAATGTCGAGAATCGGACGAAGAACTTCGAGCGGTAGACATAGATCATGAGCTAGGCGAAGGAAGTGATGGTGGATCAGAGTATTCCGAGGAGGAAGATACAGAAGAGGATCATGGGACAAGGATAGTTGAGCCTCCACCGGATATCATCGGGTTGACGACATGTTGTGCGTGTCGAACGGACTACGAAACTGTGGAAGCATTTTCCAACCACATTGCCAAGGTCCACGGACCGGACCGCACAAGTGACGATTCGAAGAAGCCTTTCCAGTGTGAGGTGTGCTTCAAAAGGTATTtcaagaaaacatctttgaacagACACAAGAGGATGGGGGCGGCTGGACCTCGAATTCGAGCGCTGAAGGATGAAGAACCCACGGATTATCGATgctgtggttgtcggaaagatttCGCATCAGCTGAGGATCTAAGTAGTCATTCCAATTTGGAGCATGCTGCTGAACGTACGGTTGATGATACGAGGCCATATGAGTGTGAAATATGTTTCAAGCGGTACTTGAATAAAACATCTCTAAGTAGGCATTTCCGAGAGCGACTTGTAGAGAAGCGACCAGAGATGGTTAGGAAGCTTGCGGCCAATCAATGCTGTGGATGTCGTGAGAAATTTGCCAGTAAGGAGCAATTGGAGCAACACTCTAAACAAGTGCATGAACCTGATAGACGCGATGACCTGGATGGTCTCAAACCATATGAGTGTGGAATCTGTTTCAGTCGATATTCATCCGAGGGAGCGTATAACCGACATAGAACGTATATATTCATGGATCAGCTGTACAAGTGTCAGCAATGTGACAAGAGCTTCGTCAAAAGGATTATGCTTCGATGCCATGAAAGAAAATACCACAATGGAGTCCAAAACGACGTTATCGGCCCGTATCAATGTTCTCGTTGTGGCAAAACATTCATGCAACCCAGCTCTCTGACAAATCACGAAAAGATTCATACGGAAAACCGGCGGTTCGAGTGTTCCATCTGCCATAAGACGTTCTACAGTAAGGGCAACCTTCAGACGCATCTAAAACTGCACGAATCTACTTCCCGGGAGCGTGAACCACAGTACGAATGTCCGATCTGTCGGTGTCGCTTCAAGACTCCAAACTACCTGGAAGTGCATTCCCGGGTGCACACCGGAGAAAAACCCTACCAGTGCAAGTACTGCTCGAAGAAGTTTGCCCACGCATCCGGTCACAAGCGGCACCTGCTGACGCACAGTTCGTTGAAGCCGTTTGTCTGTCGGTTCTGCAATCGTGGGTTTAGCCTGCGGCCGAACATGTTGATCCACGAGAAGAGCCACGGAACCGATCGCGGTGTCAAGTGTGACATTTGTGAGAAGGAATTTGTCCACGAGCGGTATATGCGGAAGCACCGGAGGCGCCATTTTGGTTAA